The Heterodontus francisci isolate sHetFra1 unplaced genomic scaffold, sHetFra1.hap1 HAP1_SCAFFOLD_1083, whole genome shotgun sequence genome includes the window tcacagagctgctcattataaaTGACACCCAATGCGCTCAAAAAACCTACAAGGTTATGAtttggattcagaaactcaatgcacATTATTCACACTAACAGACGGCAGTAAGATAGATAGGAGAGCTCAGGAAGTGTAGAATGCAACAGGATAGGGATAGGGGAAAGGGCAGGACAATGGTGGGTAGAGCTGAATCGAGACCAGGGTACAGTGCAGCACACAGAAGGGGGAAAAAGACAAAATACCAACTCCAGGCTtgaaactggagagagagagagattccacccAGAGCTTTACTGGTCCCAGCACTTGACCTGTGCAATGAATGCAGATCATCCATTGACCAGCTAATACAACGTAAACTGTCTGTAGAGAACACGCCACACAATCATCCCGTGCTAACAAGCAGCTAAGACCCACTGCTCTgtccagtctgtcccactctccatgATGGCTGGAGAATCACAATCGGATACTCTCCAACCCATTTCCTCACTCCCCACTCTGTCTCCACCTTCCTTCCTGCACCCCCCTACCCGAGTACCCCCTCTTTCCCCCACCAACTCTCCTCCTCCCCGAGTACGCCCCTCGTTCCCACCGAGTACGCCCCCTCGTTCCCCGAGGCTGTGCCCGCCACTCTCTGCTCACTTACTGATGATATAGTAGTCTTGCTGGGGCTTAAACTCGAGGCCCCAGAGGTTGGGGCTAAACTCCTGGAATTTGATGGTGAATCGTGTGACCTGGTCAGGTTTGTCACAGGTTAGCAGCACAGTGGGACTCATCACTGTGTCACAGTGTTCCGCTTGCTCCTGCGTTACCAAGTATAGTCGATAGTACTCGTAATCCTCCGTGGAGTGGGTGCCGCGTGGCACTGACTGTGGGCAGATCAGGTCGATACGATCCCCGATCTGAGGGTACAGGACATAACCCTTGGCGTCCTGGAACCTGCGAGCAACAGACAGAACCCATTAAAATCACAGCTTAACATTTCACATCATTCTTCACCTGTGGGTACAACATCAGCACATTATTCATGTCCTGTTGCCTGAGGCAGGAGGTCCAGATGTTGGGCCCCCAGTGCAGAAACCCCAGcctataatccaggccgacactcccagtgccaccTCAGACGGACGTCAGAGGCTGTGAAACGTactgggacgtcctgaggtggtgaCAGGGGCTATAGAAATGTAGTTTGTATCCGAgtgcctctttccccctctgccccTGTTTCCATCCCCTCCCTCGGCTAAGGCCGCCGTCCATTAAACAGGTGCAGTCTGACGGACGCCCGAATGTCACTCCGCTGCTGCAAGCCAAGTCAGTAAGTGTCCAACAGATATTCAACTAGGTGGGCCATCACCGTATAGGATATCCTATCCTGTCAGGGAGGTGGGTGGATTCTGAAGGACTAACCCTGGGGTGCAGGCTCACATCTTCATTGGCCTTTACGGGAGAAAGATAAAAGTATTTTGCCAAACCTTTGTCCACACAAGAGAGTTGCCCCTTTAAGCATTCTGATACAGCTCCTGAGTTCCTTTAAATGTAGAGCTGCCCATCTGCCCCCTGACCTCCTTTATGTCGCTGTCTGCTTCTCCCACTTTAACATAACCTCTAGGAGTCTGGCAGGGTCAAAGGGTTAAAGGTCCTGAGTGGCAGTGATTATCACTCCCTGCTCTTCAGTCAAAGAGAGCAGAGCTGGAAAGGGTTAAAACCGCCAGTCTTATCTGCCCTGAGCTCAGCCACAGGGAGTATTTAATAAAGGGGGTTCGGGGGCCATTGTGTCAGCAAGTGGGGGCCATTGTGTCAGCAAGTGGGGGCAAACAGGTGAAAGGGTCAGAGGGCAGAGTTTACACCTCAGGTGCTGCAAAGTTCGCCAGGGTTCACTGCTGCCATCTCACCCCCACACCCCTCTGCCCCCCACCAACacaccccctgcacccccccccaacacaccccctgcaccccccccaacacaccccctgcaaccccccccccaacacaccccctgcacccccccccccaacacaccccctgcaccccccccaacacaccccctgcacccacccccccaacacaccccctgccccccccccacaacacaccccctgcccctcccccccaacacaccccctgcccctcccccccacacaccccctgccc containing:
- the LOC137358969 gene encoding ephrin-B3-like; its protein translation is VARRFQDAKGYVLYPQIGDRIDLICPQSVPRGTHSTEDYEYYRLYLVTQEQAEHCDTVMSPTVLLTCDKPDQVTRFTIKFQEFSPNLWGLEFKPQQDYYIITTSEGNEEGLENRHGGACNTRKMKVTLKVGQDPNTPLQPKGPNNKQDQLPSSEKPSLDPHVKVDKENSSVCETLYVEELMIGDRSSVPGE